In Bufo gargarizans isolate SCDJY-AF-19 chromosome 5, ASM1485885v1, whole genome shotgun sequence, the following are encoded in one genomic region:
- the LOC122939489 gene encoding uncharacterized protein LOC122939489: protein MEESGCDTETLIRLVQAKRCLYDTQDGNYKNRRSRQQAWEDIAKSIWPDWSSLTKTVKQGKVNTIKGKWKSLKDAFIRHRRKQKEQRSGSSPGGRSSYVHAAQMSFLISCTEMRSTDSSWEHSQAQGDEEEDEGTMDSEPGPSMGPMSPPAPPPTPTFVSPMQTVQAVPEATRQPRHKRRRTERQEDRLIGCLDALAHPVPKLSSDAYFLLSLEEKMLHVPRHMITKYLTFEDTNMRRCIGPEERLIVTLRIYDVTLDAELLQNLTTTPVNFEQVRHGRPGTAGLAVRERYADYFCSPEGALSWQMDAIRGGR from the exons ATGGAGGAGTCCGGCTGTGACACAGAGACCCTCATCAGGCTGGTGCAAGccaaacgctgcctgtatgatACGCAGGATGGCAACTACAAAAATcggaggagcaggcagcaggcctgggaggatatTGCCAAAAGCATCTGGCCAGATTGGAGCAGTTTAACcaagacagtgaaacagggaaaag tcaacactatcaaaggcaaatggaaaagcctgaaagatgcctttatccgccatcgccgcaaacaaaaggagcagaggagcggatCCTCCCCAGGCGGACGCTCCAGTTATGTGCATGCAGCACAAATGTCGTTTTTGATATCGTGCACCGAAATGCGGAG caccgatagtagctgggaaCACAGCCAGGCGCAaggtgatgaggaagaggacgagggcacAATGGACAGTGAGCCGGGcccatctatggggccaatgagtcctccagcccccccccccactccgacTTTCGTCAGCCCCATGCAGACTGTCCAAGCCGTACCAGAGGCAACTCGGCAGCCCcgacataaaaggaggagaacGGAGAGACAGGAGGACCGCCTAATCGGCTGCCTGGAtgccctggcacatcctgtgccaaAACTAAGCAGCGACGCAtattttctcctcagtctagaggagaaaatgctGCATGTGCCGAGACATATGATCACCAAA TACCTAACCTTTGAGGATACGAACATGAGGCGCTGCATTGGACCTGAAGAAAGACTAATTGTCACTTTGAG GATCTACGATGTGACCTTGGATGCTGAACTGCTTCAAAACTTGACTACCACACCAGTCAATTTTGAACAAGTCCGACATGGAAGACCTGGAACAGCTGGACTAGCTGTCCGGGAACGCTATGCGGACTACTTTTGCAGTCCAGAGGGAGCATTGTCGTGGcagatggatgccatccgtggtgGTCGTTAA